In the Paenibacillus sp. FSL H7-0357 genome, one interval contains:
- a CDS encoding class I SAM-dependent methyltransferase: MIPAGNSKQNIDRFLGFQDEYDRYRPEAPQLVTELLTNYLGSRPALVADIGCGTGLSTFLWREGAGSVVGIEPNPDMLAKALDKLARQGQQQSLSFVQGYSNQLPFDSGSVDIITCSQSFHWMEPVSTLQEISRCLRQGGVFAAYDCDWPLVLQADIETRYKQLISAADELLDVLQPAAEQAHKWDKEGHLGRIEASGCFSFAREIVFHNTEECDAERYVGLALSQGGIQTVLKLGSSALEQLISDFSAAVEQYFQSRTLPVHISYRMRVGIK, encoded by the coding sequence ATGATTCCTGCAGGCAACAGCAAGCAAAACATCGACCGCTTCTTGGGATTTCAGGACGAATACGACCGTTACCGCCCGGAAGCCCCGCAATTGGTTACTGAATTGTTGACGAATTACTTGGGCAGCCGCCCTGCCCTCGTGGCCGACATAGGCTGCGGAACAGGACTGTCCACCTTTCTGTGGAGAGAGGGTGCCGGCTCTGTAGTCGGCATAGAACCTAACCCCGACATGCTGGCCAAAGCGCTTGACAAGCTTGCCCGGCAAGGACAGCAACAATCCCTGTCCTTTGTCCAAGGATACTCCAACCAGCTGCCCTTTGACTCTGGCAGTGTTGATATCATCACCTGCTCCCAGTCGTTCCACTGGATGGAGCCGGTAAGCACACTGCAGGAAATCTCCCGCTGCCTGCGCCAAGGCGGGGTGTTCGCCGCTTATGACTGCGATTGGCCGCTCGTATTACAGGCGGATATTGAAACCCGCTACAAACAGCTGATATCCGCCGCCGATGAACTACTTGATGTACTCCAGCCAGCCGCCGAACAGGCGCATAAATGGGATAAAGAGGGACATCTGGGCCGGATAGAGGCCAGCGGCTGCTTCTCCTTTGCGCGGGAAATTGTTTTTCATAATACAGAAGAATGTGATGCCGAACGTTATGTCGGGCTGGCACTCAGTCAAGGCGGCATTCAAACCGTTCTGAAGCTCGGTTCTTCCGCACTGGAGCAGCTTATTTCCGATTTCTCCGCAGCGGTAGAGCAGTATTTCCAGAGCCGGACCCTGCCGGTACACATCAGCTACCGGATGAGAGTCGGGATCAAATAA
- a CDS encoding ABC transporter permease: protein MKSKGRSYFLIPYYLWIALFVIAPVLLVVYYSLFDLDGHLTLDNYVNFFTPVYMKMMLNSFWYAILITLFSLLVAYPAAYLLTRTKHKQLWLLLIILPTWINLLLKTYAFIGIFGTFGPVNNVFDLLGIGEQQILFTGFSFVFVSVYIFIPFMILPIFSALDELNLSLVDAARDLGASGWTTFRRVIFPLTISGVRSGCMAVFIPALSLFMITRLIAGNRVITLGTAIEQHFLVTQDWGMGSTVAVFLIVIMALFMILSGSSRKGVRHEK from the coding sequence ATGAAGAGTAAGGGCCGGTCGTATTTCCTCATCCCTTATTACTTATGGATCGCCCTGTTCGTCATAGCGCCGGTGCTGCTGGTTGTCTACTACTCCCTGTTTGATCTGGACGGGCATCTTACACTGGACAACTACGTGAACTTCTTTACACCGGTATATATGAAAATGATGCTCAACTCCTTCTGGTACGCGATCCTGATTACGCTGTTCTCGCTGCTGGTGGCTTATCCGGCGGCGTATCTGCTGACCCGGACGAAGCATAAGCAGCTGTGGCTACTGCTGATTATCCTGCCGACATGGATTAATCTGCTGCTGAAGACGTATGCCTTTATCGGTATCTTTGGGACCTTCGGGCCGGTCAACAATGTCTTTGACCTGCTGGGCATCGGAGAGCAGCAAATCCTCTTTACGGGTTTCAGCTTTGTCTTTGTCTCGGTATATATCTTTATCCCGTTCATGATCCTGCCGATCTTCAGCGCTCTGGATGAGCTGAACCTGTCCCTTGTAGATGCGGCCCGTGATCTGGGTGCCTCCGGGTGGACGACATTCCGGCGGGTCATTTTCCCGCTGACCATCTCCGGGGTGCGCTCCGGCTGCATGGCGGTATTCATTCCGGCGCTGTCGCTGTTTATGATTACCCGCCTTATCGCCGGCAACCGGGTCATTACGCTGGGCACCGCCATTGAGCAGCATTTTCTGGTCACTCAGGACTGGGGCATGGGCTCTACTGTTGCCGTCTTCCTGATTGTTATCATGGCGCTGTTCATGATTCTGTCGGGCAGCTCGCGGAAAGGGGTGCGGCATGAGAAGTAA
- a CDS encoding ABC transporter permease: protein MRSNKNGISNLYLVLVFAVLYAPIFYLMYYSFNSGGTMHGFEGFTLDYYREVVQDTRLMIIMINTLVIALLSSAIATLIAIIGALAIQRIRSRRAKNTLLSLNNVLIVSPDVIIGASFLILFTIAGIKLGFVSVLLSHVAFSVPIAVLMILPHLQDMSPTLTDAARDLGASRRDVLTKVILPIIKPGIFSGFFMALTYSLDDFAVTFFVTGNGYSTLSVEIYSRARQGVSLSINALSTLIFLFTILLVVGYYFLNRRKQRPAVHIAEPAAEVGVPR, encoded by the coding sequence ATGAGAAGTAATAAGAATGGGATTTCAAATCTGTACCTGGTGCTGGTCTTTGCCGTGCTGTACGCACCGATCTTCTACCTAATGTACTATTCCTTCAACAGCGGCGGGACGATGCATGGCTTCGAAGGCTTCACGCTGGATTATTATCGTGAGGTTGTGCAGGATACGCGGCTGATGATTATTATGATTAACACGTTGGTGATCGCCTTGCTGTCTTCGGCGATTGCTACGCTGATTGCGATCATCGGGGCGCTGGCCATCCAGCGCATCCGCAGCCGGAGGGCTAAGAATACACTGCTCTCACTGAACAACGTGCTGATTGTCAGTCCCGATGTCATTATCGGCGCGTCTTTCCTGATCCTGTTCACGATTGCCGGGATCAAGCTCGGCTTCGTGTCGGTCCTGCTCTCGCATGTCGCATTCAGCGTGCCGATTGCCGTGCTGATGATTCTGCCGCATCTGCAGGACATGAGCCCGACGCTGACCGATGCTGCGCGTGATCTCGGGGCCAGCCGCCGCGATGTGCTGACCAAGGTGATTCTGCCGATTATTAAACCCGGGATCTTCAGCGGCTTCTTTATGGCCCTTACCTATTCACTGGATGATTTCGCGGTGACATTTTTCGTGACAGGCAACGGGTATTCGACGCTTTCGGTGGAAATCTATTCCCGGGCGCGGCAAGGTGTATCCCTGTCGATTAACGCGTTGTCCACGCTGATCTTCCTCTTCACCATCTTGCTTGTCGTCGGTTATTATTTCCTGAACCGCCGGAAGCAACGCCCGGCGGTTCATATCGCAGAGCCGGCCGCTGAAGTGGGGGTGCCTAGATGA
- a CDS encoding ABC transporter ATP-binding protein, with the protein MEGTIISFDQVTKQYDDEEAVLKGVSFEIERGKFYTLLGPSGCGKTTILRLIAGFAEPTEGSIYLNGKIINHIPANERQVNTVFQDYALFPHLNVFENVAFGLRIKKLKKEVITQKVQEALRFVNLVGYDQRAINEMSGGQRQRVAIARAIVNEPQVLLLDEPLSALDLKLRTEMQYILREMQQRLGITFIFVTHDQEEALAMSDWIFVMNGGRIEQSGTPNDIYDEPINRFVADFIGESNIVPGVMIEDYIVEFNGHRFECVDAGLKPNEAVEIVIRPEDLEIAAVEQGKLRVRVDSQLFRGVHYEISCYDGSGHEWLVHSTRKAEVGSEIGLYFDPEAIHVMRFGETEEEFDRRLEAYGEVESHEE; encoded by the coding sequence CTGGAAGGCACTATTATTTCTTTTGACCAGGTTACCAAACAATACGACGATGAAGAAGCCGTGTTAAAAGGAGTCAGCTTCGAGATCGAACGCGGCAAATTCTATACACTGCTGGGACCCTCGGGCTGCGGAAAGACGACAATCCTGCGTCTGATCGCCGGGTTCGCTGAACCAACGGAAGGTTCCATTTATTTGAACGGCAAAATCATCAACCACATTCCCGCCAACGAACGGCAGGTCAATACGGTATTTCAGGACTATGCCTTGTTTCCGCACCTGAACGTATTTGAGAATGTGGCCTTTGGACTGCGGATCAAGAAGCTTAAGAAAGAGGTCATTACGCAAAAGGTGCAGGAAGCGCTGCGCTTCGTCAACCTTGTAGGCTACGATCAGCGGGCCATTAATGAAATGTCCGGCGGACAGAGGCAGCGTGTAGCGATTGCCCGGGCCATCGTCAATGAACCGCAGGTGCTGCTGCTCGATGAGCCTCTTTCGGCACTTGATCTGAAGCTGCGCACGGAAATGCAGTACATTCTGCGGGAAATGCAGCAGCGGCTGGGCATTACCTTTATCTTCGTTACCCATGACCAGGAGGAAGCGCTGGCCATGTCCGACTGGATTTTTGTCATGAACGGCGGACGTATTGAGCAGAGCGGAACGCCTAACGATATTTATGATGAGCCGATCAACCGCTTCGTGGCTGATTTCATCGGCGAGTCGAACATTGTGCCCGGTGTGATGATTGAGGATTATATCGTTGAATTTAACGGCCACCGCTTTGAATGTGTGGATGCGGGGCTGAAGCCGAATGAAGCGGTGGAGATCGTGATCCGTCCGGAGGATCTGGAGATTGCTGCCGTTGAACAAGGCAAACTGCGCGTCCGCGTGGATTCCCAGCTGTTCCGCGGCGTGCATTACGAGATCAGCTGCTACGACGGGTCCGGCCACGAATGGCTGGTCCATTCCACGCGCAAGGCGGAGGTCGGCAGCGAGATCGGGCTGTATTTCGATCCGGAAGCGATTCATGTTATGCGTTTCGGGGAAACGGAGGAAGAATTCGACAGACGTCTGGAAGCTTACGGCGAGGTGGAGAGCCATGAAGAGTAA
- a CDS encoding ABC transporter substrate-binding protein, translated as MKQLVNAFLAILIVAFGLMFLASRLNSAEGYTGGNTLTIYNWGDYIEPELLKQFEEETGITVIYQTFDSNEAMLTKVEQGGTTFDVVVPSDYAIAKMREEKLLLPLDHSKIPNLANIDPQFMDLSFDPGNLYSVPYFWGTVGIIYNPEMTEGIDFSSWDSLWDSRLNNNIFLVDGAREVMGMALNSLHYSVNDRNEDHLQEALAKLNKLSPNVKAIVGDEVKMLLANEEAAVGIVWSGDASEIMDENDKLDYVVPEEGSNKWFDNMVIPRTAANVEGAHKFIDFMLRPDVAAKNAEYVGYSTPNVPGLALLPEDISGDTRFYPPAEITDRLEVYDNLGKRMLAHYNELFLKFKMNKK; from the coding sequence ATGAAACAACTGGTGAATGCTTTTCTGGCGATTCTCATCGTCGCATTTGGGCTGATGTTCCTGGCTTCCAGGCTGAATTCGGCTGAGGGCTATACGGGCGGCAATACGCTGACCATCTATAACTGGGGCGATTATATCGAACCTGAACTGCTGAAGCAGTTCGAGGAAGAAACCGGGATTACGGTCATTTACCAGACCTTTGATTCCAATGAGGCGATGCTGACCAAGGTCGAGCAGGGCGGGACAACCTTTGATGTTGTTGTGCCTTCAGACTATGCTATCGCCAAGATGCGGGAAGAGAAGCTGCTGCTTCCGCTGGATCACAGCAAGATTCCGAATCTGGCCAATATTGATCCGCAGTTCATGGATCTTTCCTTCGATCCGGGGAATCTGTATTCGGTGCCGTATTTCTGGGGGACAGTAGGCATTATCTACAACCCGGAAATGACGGAGGGGATTGATTTCAGCAGCTGGGATTCCCTGTGGGACAGCAGGCTGAACAATAATATCTTCCTGGTTGACGGGGCCCGTGAGGTCATGGGGATGGCGCTGAACAGCCTGCATTATTCCGTCAATGACCGGAATGAGGATCACCTGCAGGAGGCACTGGCCAAGCTGAACAAGCTGTCTCCCAATGTGAAGGCTATTGTCGGTGACGAGGTCAAAATGCTGCTGGCGAACGAAGAGGCAGCCGTCGGGATCGTATGGTCCGGCGACGCCTCAGAAATTATGGATGAGAACGACAAGCTCGATTATGTGGTGCCGGAGGAAGGTTCGAACAAATGGTTCGACAACATGGTCATTCCGCGCACGGCAGCCAATGTGGAAGGGGCGCATAAGTTCATCGACTTCATGCTCCGTCCCGATGTGGCGGCGAAGAATGCAGAGTATGTCGGTTATTCTACACCTAACGTTCCAGGGCTTGCGCTGCTGCCGGAGGATATTTCCGGAGATACCCGCTTCTATCCGCCGGCTGAAATTACCGACCGGCTGGAGGTTTACGACAACCTCGGCAAGCGGATGCTCGCCCATTACAACGAGCTGTTCCTGAAGTTCAAGATGAACAAGAAATAA
- a CDS encoding FUSC family protein — protein MNEGLQDRLEKFGLSLYMIRVTIAASLSWLAVHSLHGDSYLYFAPLAAILITQGSVKASLEKGIYRLMGVVLGGIVSLLVGHFFDVGALSILLMLLIGIGVATACRINIQAVSQVGVTSVLALTFYQDPYIVWRVAETLIGVLIALIINMIIVPPGGFVKVKRLALEGTLLLADALTGLAAESSSSKQAPERLVRSGQLLAKSDKQQKELHYTLSHYQCRGGLRSLTQATSHLQKVHRYVKEIAEEISLLPAHYAAADWMTEVVTATADCIALYGTKTLSDAECTRSLPEALRRARDLQFAWFSELQGQCSLTAVRDLGAVFSHLNRVLEEIERADYAATVIPAPASVRSGSARAVHLVKRGLSHKL, from the coding sequence ATGAACGAGGGGTTGCAGGACCGCCTTGAAAAATTCGGATTATCTCTATATATGATACGCGTTACGATTGCTGCTTCACTCTCCTGGCTTGCGGTTCACAGCCTGCACGGCGACAGTTATTTATACTTTGCACCGCTTGCCGCAATTCTTATCACCCAAGGAAGCGTCAAGGCTTCGCTGGAAAAAGGGATTTACCGTCTGATGGGCGTTGTGCTCGGTGGAATTGTCAGCCTGCTCGTGGGCCATTTCTTCGACGTGGGGGCACTGTCTATTCTGCTGATGCTGTTGATCGGCATCGGTGTGGCCACCGCATGCCGGATTAACATTCAAGCCGTTTCCCAGGTCGGTGTGACCTCCGTGCTGGCATTGACCTTTTATCAGGACCCTTATATCGTGTGGAGAGTCGCGGAGACCTTAATCGGCGTGCTGATTGCCTTAATAATAAATATGATTATCGTCCCCCCCGGGGGGTTCGTCAAGGTTAAACGCCTGGCACTGGAAGGGACCCTGCTGCTGGCCGATGCCTTGACCGGACTCGCCGCAGAGAGCAGCAGTTCCAAGCAGGCTCCGGAGAGGCTGGTGCGTTCCGGACAACTGCTGGCGAAGAGCGACAAGCAGCAGAAAGAGCTGCACTATACGTTATCCCATTATCAATGCCGCGGCGGATTGCGGTCATTGACACAGGCAACCTCGCATCTGCAGAAGGTTCACCGCTACGTCAAGGAGATCGCCGAGGAGATTTCCCTCCTGCCTGCACATTATGCCGCAGCTGACTGGATGACAGAGGTCGTAACGGCAACCGCAGACTGCATCGCCTTGTATGGAACCAAGACTTTGTCCGATGCCGAATGCACCCGTTCGCTCCCCGAAGCGCTGCGCCGTGCCCGGGATCTGCAGTTCGCCTGGTTCTCCGAGCTGCAGGGTCAATGCTCGCTGACAGCAGTCCGCGATCTCGGAGCCGTCTTCTCCCATCTTAACCGGGTGCTGGAGGAAATTGAACGGGCCGATTATGCAGCCACAGTTATACCGGCACCAGCCTCCGTCCGGTCCGGAAGCGCGCGCGCCGTACATCTTGTTAAAAGAGGGCTCTCCCACAAGCTATAA
- a CDS encoding flagellar assembly protein A: protein MPQHIIEKFRHVFHTTTPIGNPDLPALPSVQAKPLRGGDEDKNGRIIVQNNQIFITPPLPGGKPAVISSVHPVVLNINRKTVTDPTEVTPTDRITWEICEKPQYQITVSEDKLKVYFTLYRAEKYAWKLASSPAAADVTVRAEPNCGLLLSTLTVDQIIAGFKKSSIMRDLNIPALYAELNNPTYLPVCIAEGKAPIPGKNARLELLFAEDREYEFIRTADPADFPNHPRVPFVQEGEVIACKLPAEEGVPGIDVYGGIIPSPPPQDIQLVTKECTTLLADGGIVSLRQGRPRLTGCGLNRKVFDFPQTYLVPGDTDPEAAKMMFPGDVVATNDIGNQTILEALGNVYIYGDVTHATITATGSIFVQGKVVSSQLYSGHYGARHNRLCMYSALLMEEMTSLRKASQQLANTVQSRQQTVKYGLVVMLLLESKYDHLPGLISDLQDVIAGMNPDYPIDTGQLRHMLEVFLHPGQFTDFFTDAVLSTFLRLLQDLHDAISGMQEENTQIDIASSQHSIIKSGGDLHVHKEGILHSQLFSSGDVRFVMNEAECTDSSVEAAGSISAQTVGKQSSEKSVLTAGNNITVRKICNSEVTIGEYTAKIDGTDEELVFTAQSLRLRNQAH, encoded by the coding sequence ATGCCACAGCATATCATCGAGAAATTCAGGCATGTATTTCATACCACAACGCCAATCGGGAACCCCGATCTTCCGGCTCTGCCCTCTGTGCAGGCTAAGCCGCTCCGTGGGGGAGATGAGGATAAGAACGGACGTATTATCGTACAGAACAACCAAATATTCATCACTCCTCCTCTGCCCGGCGGCAAACCCGCTGTCATTTCCTCCGTTCACCCTGTGGTGTTGAATATTAACCGGAAGACGGTGACAGATCCTACGGAAGTAACCCCCACAGACCGTATCACCTGGGAGATTTGCGAGAAGCCGCAGTATCAGATTACCGTATCCGAAGATAAACTGAAGGTCTACTTCACGCTCTACCGTGCAGAAAAGTACGCCTGGAAGCTCGCCAGCTCCCCGGCTGCAGCAGATGTCACGGTCCGGGCGGAACCAAATTGCGGCCTGCTGCTGTCCACCCTTACGGTGGACCAGATTATCGCCGGCTTCAAGAAAAGCTCCATTATGCGCGATCTCAATATTCCAGCTCTTTATGCAGAGCTGAACAACCCTACCTATCTCCCGGTCTGCATCGCTGAGGGTAAAGCCCCTATTCCCGGCAAGAATGCCCGGCTGGAGCTGTTATTTGCTGAGGACAGGGAATATGAATTCATTCGGACTGCCGATCCTGCAGATTTCCCGAACCATCCAAGGGTTCCCTTTGTCCAGGAGGGAGAGGTCATTGCCTGTAAGCTGCCTGCGGAAGAGGGAGTGCCCGGCATCGACGTGTATGGCGGAATTATTCCCTCCCCGCCGCCGCAAGACATTCAGCTGGTCACTAAAGAATGTACAACCCTGCTGGCGGACGGCGGGATCGTCTCCCTCCGCCAGGGAAGGCCCCGCTTAACGGGATGCGGTCTGAACCGCAAGGTTTTTGATTTCCCCCAGACATATCTTGTTCCCGGGGATACGGACCCCGAAGCCGCCAAAATGATGTTCCCGGGTGATGTGGTCGCCACTAATGATATCGGAAACCAAACCATCCTTGAGGCGTTGGGAAATGTATACATATACGGCGATGTTACGCATGCGACAATCACAGCTACAGGCAGCATTTTTGTCCAGGGCAAGGTTGTCAGCAGCCAATTGTACTCCGGTCATTATGGAGCGAGACATAACCGCCTCTGCATGTACTCCGCTCTCTTGATGGAGGAAATGACCAGTCTGAGAAAAGCGTCGCAGCAGTTGGCGAATACCGTCCAATCACGCCAGCAAACCGTAAAATACGGTCTGGTCGTTATGCTGCTGCTGGAAAGCAAATATGACCATCTCCCCGGCCTGATCAGTGATCTCCAGGATGTTATTGCCGGGATGAATCCCGATTATCCTATCGACACCGGGCAATTAAGACATATGCTGGAGGTATTCCTGCACCCGGGGCAGTTCACCGATTTCTTCACGGATGCTGTTCTAAGCACCTTTCTGAGGCTGTTGCAGGATTTGCATGACGCCATATCCGGGATGCAGGAGGAGAATACACAGATCGACATTGCCTCGTCACAGCATAGCATTATTAAATCCGGCGGAGATCTCCATGTTCATAAGGAGGGGATTCTGCACAGCCAGCTGTTCTCTTCCGGCGATGTCCGTTTCGTAATGAACGAAGCGGAGTGCACGGACTCCTCAGTCGAGGCGGCAGGCTCCATCAGCGCACAGACTGTAGGGAAGCAGTCCTCCGAGAAATCGGTGCTTACCGCCGGCAATAATATTACAGTCCGCAAAATC